The uncultured Trichococcus sp. DNA window ACTGTACAGTGCAAACGCAAGCGCGAGAAGAAGACCGAGCACGGCTGCCATTCCGATCCGAATGCGGTTAGGCTCGACATGGTGGTAGGCGCGGGAGGCGAGCCACTGACCGCTGATGATGCCGATAAAGAACAGCATCCCGTCAGTGAAAAGGGATTCGATGCCGAAAGCACCTTTGAGCGTATAGAATCCGATGACGATGAGGAGCGGGCACCACAGCATGGATACGATCCCAGCCAGCAACCAGCGGGATGACGAAAGTCGGTACTTTTTTCCGAAAAAGAGGAAAATGAAGAAAAACCACAGGAAGGTTGACCAGTAACTCATTTTCAGGTGTTCCCAGACACTCTCGTTCACTGGGACGAAAGGGGCCGCCCAACTTGCTTTTCCGAGCCAATCGAATGCGAAGTGGGTGAGGCCGCCGAATATCAGTATGAACGGGATGCCGGCAACAAAGGAACGGGAAACGAAGGCATCGGATGGGAAAATTCTCTTTTCAGTCATCGCAAGGACCTCTTTCTCTCGGGGCAGTAATCGGCAGATGGCAGGTGGATGGAGCATCCTTCATGATCATTTTACCACGCGTCGGCCCTGACTTCATCTAACTCGGCTGGATGAAAAAACGCCCCGCAGAATGGCAGGTCCCGATCGGGACCTGCCATTCTGCGGGGCGTTTCAATTTGATTCTAAAAAATTTATTCGAGCTCGAATGCTCCTGTATAAAGCTGATAATATTTCCCTTGCTCGCT harbors:
- a CDS encoding DUF6512 family protein translates to MTEKRIFPSDAFVSRSFVAGIPFILIFGGLTHFAFDWLGKASWAAPFVPVNESVWEHLKMSYWSTFLWFFFIFLFFGKKYRLSSSRWLLAGIVSMLWCPLLIVIGFYTLKGAFGIESLFTDGMLFFIGIISGQWLASRAYHHVEPNRIRIGMAAVLGLLLALAFALYSFQPPALPLFLDMPTGSYGF